A stretch of Geitlerinema sp. PCC 9228 DNA encodes these proteins:
- a CDS encoding transposase, with protein sequence MKGKQKGSTNWLKLIKRIGRVHENIANYRLDWQFKLAHHLCDQTGMIFVEDLDFRRLAKGFGGQHMVDAGL encoded by the coding sequence GTGAAAGGGAAACAGAAGGGGTCAACAAACTGGCTCAAACTCATCAAGCGGATAGGTCGAGTGCACGAAAATATTGCGAATTACCGTCTAGACTGGCAGTTCAAACTAGCTCATCATCTCTGCGACCAAACTGGGATGATATTTGTTGAAGACTTGGACTTCAGGAGACTCGCTAAAGGCTTCGGTGGCCAACACATGGTTGATGCTGGCCTGG
- a CDS encoding helix-turn-helix domain-containing protein produces the protein MLVLTYSYRIYPDLELELQMLNWLETCRQVYNHAVEERKDWIDSRKCPVNACSLQKEYIIPADPPYPDSYRQKKGLTESKKQKHSGWYVMLTLKADVDVPNLNLPPAGHLLGWEVGLEYFLSTSDGEQVSRPRFFNRLHRKLKGKQ, from the coding sequence ATGCTTGTATTGACCTACTCATACCGAATTTACCCAGATCTGGAACTGGAACTCCAGATGCTTAATTGGCTGGAGACTTGCCGCCAGGTCTATAACCACGCGGTCGAGGAACGCAAAGACTGGATCGACAGTCGAAAGTGCCCGGTCAATGCTTGCAGTCTCCAGAAGGAGTACATCATCCCAGCCGACCCCCCCTATCCCGATTCCTACCGCCAGAAGAAAGGGTTAACTGAATCCAAAAAGCAGAAACATTCTGGCTGGTACGTCATGCTGACTCTCAAGGCTGACGTTGATGTACCCAACCTCAACCTCCCGCCTGCGGGTCACCTCCTGGGGTGGGAGGTCGGGCTCGAGTATTTCCTATCCACCTCTGATGGTGAGCAGGTTTCTCGTCCTCGTTTCTTCAATCGACTACACCGCAAGCTGAAAGGGAAACAGTGA
- the ggpS gene encoding glucosylglycerol-phosphate synthase, whose amino-acid sequence MKSSLVILYHRQPFDEVIENGQVRFQAKQSPNGIVPTLRSFFASVNRGTWIAWKQVNSKEQNNFQQSVDVEDANYSVRRIPLSAEQVKHFYHITSKEAFWPILHSFPYHFTYESSDWENFKTINRLFAEAACEEAAEDALIWVHDYNLWLVPQYIREIKPNARIAFFHHTPFPSVDIFNILPWREAIVDSLLCCDICGFHIPRYSENFVNVARSLREVEVLKTQPVPDHLTSTGTALAEPEMVTQLRYKGQIVNIDALPVGTDADQILTELHKPETQQRLEEVRSELNGRKLIIAAGRVDYVKGNREMLEAFERLLERRPELHGQIHFVMTCVSAASGMRVYKNAQKQIEQLVGKINGRFARFDWMPVLLFTQPVPYRDLICYYRAADICWTTPLRDGLNLVAKEYIVAHEGQGGALVLSEFVGAAVELPEAILTNPYSMDRMDHSIDRALDMSEEEQKTSMESMYQTVTTYDVKYWADHLFAMFQKLEHQTASGADTDKKVVNV is encoded by the coding sequence ATGAAATCATCTTTAGTTATTCTGTACCACCGCCAACCCTTCGACGAAGTCATCGAAAACGGCCAAGTTCGCTTTCAAGCCAAACAAAGCCCCAACGGCATCGTGCCCACCTTGCGCAGCTTTTTCGCCAGCGTCAATCGAGGCACCTGGATTGCTTGGAAACAAGTCAACAGCAAAGAGCAAAACAACTTCCAACAAAGCGTGGACGTAGAAGATGCCAACTACAGCGTACGCCGCATCCCCCTAAGTGCGGAACAGGTAAAGCATTTCTACCACATCACCTCCAAAGAAGCCTTCTGGCCGATTCTGCATTCCTTCCCCTACCACTTTACCTACGAATCCTCCGACTGGGAAAACTTCAAAACCATCAACCGCCTCTTTGCAGAAGCCGCCTGTGAAGAAGCCGCCGAAGACGCCCTCATTTGGGTCCATGACTACAACCTGTGGTTGGTGCCCCAATACATCCGCGAAATCAAGCCCAACGCCCGGATTGCCTTCTTCCACCACACCCCCTTTCCCTCAGTGGATATCTTCAACATTTTGCCCTGGCGGGAAGCCATTGTGGACAGCTTGCTGTGCTGCGACATTTGCGGTTTCCACATTCCCCGTTACTCAGAAAACTTCGTCAACGTTGCCCGCAGCCTACGAGAAGTGGAAGTCCTCAAAACCCAACCAGTCCCCGACCACCTGACCTCCACAGGCACCGCCCTGGCGGAACCGGAAATGGTTACCCAACTGCGGTACAAAGGCCAAATCGTCAACATCGACGCCCTCCCCGTAGGGACCGACGCCGACCAAATCCTCACCGAACTGCACAAACCAGAAACCCAACAGCGTTTGGAAGAAGTTCGCTCCGAACTCAACGGACGCAAGCTAATCATCGCCGCCGGACGGGTAGACTACGTCAAAGGCAACCGGGAAATGCTGGAAGCCTTCGAGCGCCTATTGGAACGTCGCCCAGAACTGCACGGCCAAATTCACTTTGTCATGACCTGCGTTTCCGCTGCTTCCGGCATGCGCGTGTACAAAAATGCCCAAAAACAAATCGAACAGTTGGTGGGCAAAATCAACGGTCGCTTTGCCCGGTTTGACTGGATGCCGGTGCTACTGTTTACCCAACCGGTTCCCTACAGAGACTTAATTTGCTACTACCGCGCCGCCGATATTTGCTGGACCACCCCCTTACGCGACGGCTTGAATTTGGTCGCTAAAGAATACATCGTTGCCCACGAAGGACAAGGTGGGGCACTGGTACTTTCCGAATTTGTCGGGGCAGCCGTGGAACTGCCAGAAGCCATTTTGACCAATCCCTACTCTATGGATCGTATGGACCATAGCATCGATCGCGCTTTGGATATGTCAGAAGAAGAACAAAAAACCAGCATGGAGAGCATGTACCAGACCGTCACCACCTACGACGTGAAATATTGGGCAGACCACTTGTTTGCCATGTTCCAGAAGTTGGAACACCAAACTGCATCCGGTGCCGATACCGATAAAAAAGTGGTCAACGTCTAA
- the gghA gene encoding glucosylglycerol hydrolase yields the protein MIVDTSRSIDLVEPATQELLDWVVDLENSDISYFEQVQQLATKLGAHYRRDGLTEVGFWAPELSAQQAIKPQEIFLEILTPIENIDFRAPESVVSFRCNRLRLWQHGEYLWGVIRGMRPGTAKQAGSLYWLRYLDARDRLHTIRDPMAYSLPFGIFAPAELYDMETMQAQRPDLDYFRDYPPRKGDEIPRVGAPKNILQLHVGTAAEDGTLESLAALFRRISEKLARGMELTPAEKNYIGYDAVQLLPIEPTIEYRSEEASEGEFFHILKTGLHQGEVKLDIQLRKPNTQDWGYDIPVLGASAVNPALLGSLRPQEIVDFAAALHNFSTGPIQLIYDLVYGHADNQSEELVNRRFLKGPNMYGQDLNHQLPTVRAILLETQRRKINTGADGIRVDGGQDFRFFNPLTGRVEQDDAYLLAMSDVVQEIGGYQRLMFTIFEDGRPWPEEGWEEKSTYLDLIELKPESYQWGPLIFAHNTPALNKFWDQKWRRVCEVIYRGAHWITGCANHDTVRRGNQIDLDADINWHLGSSLPEVLHNAYDNQAVTLWVYGFSPGLPMDFINATSRAPWMFFRNTDERYGVKVVSEEIGFLYWQVTPHIYQDPNNFPRLKELGFERLEQVREFGTALSKTMVEMEYHLPDVVRACQSCLGESAQACELSYLSALNQPGMVNFLKDLTIRKLKDFARRFMEDCYGVCNVFRYQEDLDPVQVDFNCSLRRFRHQHPWLDGNLTGSDRFNKYSDEERTIYYGVRSHPENASEQVAMVAHMGGEPGEVSLEDWLQLDQSQWQVAIASPSLRSNNQLDDLRRFQLCDSQGVLLVRK from the coding sequence GTGATTGTTGACACATCTCGTTCTATAGACCTAGTCGAACCAGCCACCCAGGAATTGCTCGACTGGGTCGTTGACCTAGAGAATTCCGATATTTCCTATTTTGAGCAAGTCCAGCAACTGGCGACCAAACTGGGGGCCCACTACCGCCGCGATGGACTGACGGAAGTTGGATTTTGGGCCCCCGAACTGAGCGCCCAACAAGCCATCAAACCACAAGAAATTTTTCTCGAAATCCTCACCCCCATTGAAAATATTGATTTCCGCGCGCCAGAGAGCGTGGTGTCTTTCCGCTGCAACCGCCTGCGCCTATGGCAGCACGGAGAATATTTATGGGGCGTCATCCGCGGTATGCGACCGGGAACCGCCAAACAAGCGGGTTCTTTGTATTGGCTGCGCTATTTAGACGCCCGCGATCGCTTGCACACCATCCGCGATCCCATGGCGTACTCCCTGCCATTTGGCATTTTTGCCCCCGCGGAACTATACGACATGGAAACCATGCAGGCGCAGCGCCCGGATTTGGATTATTTTCGCGACTATCCTCCCCGAAAAGGGGACGAAATCCCCCGGGTGGGCGCTCCCAAAAATATTTTGCAACTGCATGTAGGTACTGCTGCGGAAGATGGGACCCTGGAAAGCCTGGCAGCACTGTTCCGCCGCATCTCCGAAAAACTGGCCCGAGGCATGGAACTCACCCCTGCCGAAAAAAATTATATTGGCTACGACGCCGTACAGCTGCTGCCCATCGAACCCACCATCGAATACCGCAGCGAAGAAGCCAGCGAAGGAGAATTTTTCCACATCCTCAAAACCGGTTTGCACCAGGGAGAAGTCAAACTCGACATCCAGCTGCGCAAACCCAACACTCAAGACTGGGGATACGACATTCCCGTATTGGGTGCCTCCGCAGTCAACCCGGCTCTGTTGGGCAGCTTGCGCCCCCAAGAAATTGTGGATTTTGCCGCTGCCCTGCACAACTTTTCCACCGGTCCCATCCAACTCATTTACGATTTGGTCTACGGACATGCTGACAACCAATCTGAGGAACTGGTCAACCGCCGTTTCTTAAAAGGTCCAAATATGTACGGTCAGGACCTTAACCACCAGCTGCCCACGGTCCGGGCGATTTTGCTGGAAACCCAACGGCGTAAAATCAATACCGGTGCCGATGGTATTCGCGTGGATGGCGGTCAGGACTTTCGCTTTTTCAATCCGCTGACCGGTCGCGTGGAACAAGATGATGCCTATTTGCTGGCTATGAGCGATGTGGTGCAAGAAATTGGCGGATACCAGCGGTTGATGTTTACCATTTTTGAAGATGGGCGTCCCTGGCCGGAAGAAGGGTGGGAAGAAAAATCCACCTATTTAGATTTAATCGAACTCAAACCGGAATCCTACCAGTGGGGTCCGTTGATTTTTGCCCACAATACCCCAGCGCTGAATAAATTTTGGGATCAAAAATGGCGGCGGGTGTGCGAGGTGATCTACCGGGGGGCTCACTGGATTACCGGCTGTGCCAACCACGATACCGTGCGCCGGGGCAACCAAATCGATTTGGATGCGGATATTAACTGGCATTTGGGCAGTAGCTTACCCGAAGTGCTGCACAATGCCTACGACAACCAGGCGGTGACTCTGTGGGTGTACGGATTTAGTCCGGGATTGCCTATGGACTTTATCAATGCCACCAGCCGGGCACCGTGGATGTTTTTCCGCAATACCGACGAACGCTATGGGGTGAAGGTGGTTTCCGAGGAAATCGGCTTTTTATACTGGCAGGTTACTCCCCACATCTACCAAGATCCCAATAATTTCCCCCGTCTCAAAGAGTTGGGATTTGAAAGGTTGGAACAGGTACGGGAATTTGGCACGGCTTTGAGCAAAACCATGGTAGAGATGGAATATCACTTGCCGGATGTGGTCCGTGCCTGTCAGTCGTGTTTGGGAGAGTCTGCTCAAGCCTGCGAGCTTTCCTATTTGAGTGCTTTAAATCAACCGGGGATGGTGAATTTTTTGAAAGATTTGACCATTCGCAAGTTAAAAGATTTTGCCCGCCGGTTTATGGAAGATTGTTATGGCGTGTGCAATGTCTTCCGCTACCAAGAGGATTTAGATCCGGTCCAGGTAGATTTTAATTGCAGCTTGCGTCGGTTCCGCCACCAACATCCGTGGTTGGATGGCAATCTGACCGGTAGCGATCGCTTTAATAAATATAGCGATGAAGAACGTACCATTTATTATGGGGTTCGTAGCCATCCGGAAAATGCCAGCGAACAAGTGGCCATGGTTGCCCATATGGGTGGCGAACCGGGAGAAGTGTCTTTAGAAGACTGGCTGCAATTGGACCAATCTCAATGGCAAGTGGCGATCGCTTCTCCCAGTTTGCGCTCAAACAACCAGCTAGATGACTTGCGCCGCTTTCAATTGTGCGACAGCCAAGGCGTCTTGTTGGTTCGTAAGTAA
- the gghA gene encoding glucosylglycerol hydrolase produces the protein MIAQTENSVTLVEAATQELLDWAAAITESDRTYFEKAKALASRLGSHYRREDGLTEIGFWTPELTGEALEMMEVRLEVLTPLDPIDWRCGTSQVVRFQRDRVALKPHREYLWGVLSGMRPGSRDRAGSFYWLRYLDAQNRPQTVRDVVATSLPFGIFAPAELYDTASLQENRADLDYLATSGSTQAESHSLPRTHPPSNILQIYLGTASEAGTVEGLTKIYQQIATKLQNQQELNAAETNFIGYDAVQLLPVEPTIEYGSDRHQDENSEENEIDSEFFTFLTPSEADLPSSEDLELLDVATVQLQRPNTQNWGFDVPILGGSTINPAFLETLRPDEMVDLIATLHNFPTGPIQVIFDVVFSHADDQAELCLNRQFLKGGNSYGQELNHQLPTVRAIFQEILRRKVNFGIDGIRLDRAHEYQFFNPLSGRMEQDDAFLLEMSDVVQEINGYRRHLCTIFEDARPWPDEGWEQVATYRDLIEQKPGSYQWSPLIFGNNAPMLYSFWQEYEKRIDEVIHHGERWVVGCGNHDTLRRAHQIDPEISTDIDWHLGDDLRSVFLNAYDNPAVNTWLYAFSPGLPMDFLHATMRSPWMFFRNTDRRYGVLVVSEEVGFLYWHLTPQLYDDEKAFPRVKSLGFTKLTDLRKFCMSLRRGVLEREYDLDEIVAACKQCLDPDNMDCDLPSLGPLEDENSIAFVRYINSDRLKEFARRFLEDAYEFCNVWRYANQLDSKQTHFNLQLRKFRQQNPWLQYNLKSRDRFHRVSDDRRIVFYGKRHNPDNPQEEIVMLAHIWGDPMMVSLGDWLQLDLSEWQSAIVSPSLAEDDRLKDLRYLELRNSEALVLKVK, from the coding sequence GTGATAGCCCAAACAGAAAACTCCGTTACCTTAGTGGAAGCGGCTACCCAAGAACTACTCGATTGGGCGGCAGCCATCACCGAATCCGATCGCACCTATTTTGAAAAAGCCAAAGCCCTCGCCAGCCGTCTGGGAAGCCACTATCGTCGCGAAGATGGACTCACCGAAATTGGGTTTTGGACGCCGGAACTTACCGGCGAAGCCCTGGAAATGATGGAAGTACGTCTGGAAGTGCTAACCCCCCTCGATCCCATTGACTGGCGCTGTGGCACTTCCCAAGTGGTGCGCTTCCAACGCGATCGCGTGGCCTTGAAACCGCACCGAGAGTATCTTTGGGGCGTTTTATCGGGGATGCGACCTGGCAGCCGCGATCGGGCAGGTTCTTTTTATTGGCTGCGCTACCTAGACGCACAAAACCGCCCACAAACCGTACGGGATGTGGTGGCGACATCTCTGCCGTTCGGCATTTTTGCCCCGGCAGAATTGTACGATACGGCAAGCTTACAGGAAAATCGCGCGGATTTGGACTATTTAGCCACTTCCGGTTCCACTCAAGCGGAAAGCCACTCGCTGCCACGAACCCATCCGCCAAGCAATATTTTACAAATTTATCTGGGTACGGCTTCCGAGGCAGGAACAGTTGAGGGACTGACCAAGATTTACCAGCAAATTGCTACCAAACTACAAAACCAACAGGAACTAAACGCTGCCGAAACCAACTTTATTGGCTACGACGCCGTACAATTGCTGCCAGTGGAACCCACCATTGAATATGGTAGCGATCGCCATCAAGACGAAAACAGCGAAGAAAACGAAATTGATAGCGAATTCTTTACGTTTCTAACTCCTTCAGAAGCAGATCTGCCTTCCTCAGAAGACCTGGAACTGCTCGATGTTGCCACCGTACAGCTGCAACGTCCCAACACCCAAAACTGGGGCTTCGATGTGCCGATTTTGGGCGGATCGACCATCAATCCAGCATTTTTGGAAACCCTACGCCCCGATGAAATGGTGGATCTGATTGCCACCCTGCACAATTTCCCCACCGGTCCTATTCAAGTTATCTTTGATGTGGTCTTTAGCCACGCCGACGACCAAGCCGAACTGTGTCTCAATCGCCAGTTTTTAAAAGGAGGAAATTCCTACGGTCAGGAGTTGAACCACCAACTACCTACGGTACGGGCTATTTTCCAAGAAATCCTGCGGCGGAAGGTAAATTTTGGTATTGATGGTATTCGCCTCGATCGCGCCCACGAATATCAATTTTTCAACCCCCTCAGCGGTCGCATGGAACAAGACGATGCTTTCTTGCTGGAAATGAGCGATGTGGTGCAGGAGATTAACGGCTACCGACGCCATTTGTGTACCATTTTTGAAGATGCTCGCCCCTGGCCGGACGAAGGTTGGGAACAGGTGGCTACCTATCGGGATTTAATCGAACAAAAACCGGGGTCCTATCAGTGGAGTCCGCTGATTTTTGGGAACAATGCTCCCATGCTATATTCTTTCTGGCAAGAGTATGAAAAACGCATTGACGAAGTTATACACCATGGAGAACGTTGGGTGGTGGGTTGCGGCAACCACGACACCTTGCGACGAGCCCATCAAATCGATCCCGAAATTTCTACCGATATTGATTGGCATTTGGGAGATGACCTGCGGTCGGTGTTCCTCAATGCCTATGATAACCCAGCTGTTAATACCTGGCTGTACGCCTTTTCCCCGGGATTGCCTATGGACTTTCTCCATGCCACCATGCGATCGCCCTGGATGTTTTTCCGCAATACCGACCGCCGCTATGGGGTTTTGGTGGTATCGGAAGAAGTCGGATTTCTGTACTGGCATCTGACGCCCCAACTGTACGATGATGAAAAAGCATTTCCTCGGGTTAAATCTCTAGGATTCACCAAATTGACAGATTTGCGCAAGTTTTGCATGTCGCTGCGGCGGGGAGTTTTGGAACGGGAATATGACCTGGACGAAATTGTGGCGGCGTGCAAGCAATGCCTGGATCCGGACAACATGGATTGCGATTTGCCGTCGCTGGGTCCGTTGGAGGATGAGAATTCCATTGCATTCGTGCGGTATATCAACAGCGATCGCTTAAAAGAATTTGCCCGCCGGTTTTTAGAAGACGCCTACGAATTCTGCAACGTTTGGCGTTACGCCAACCAACTTGATTCAAAACAAACCCATTTTAATTTGCAACTGCGTAAGTTTCGCCAACAAAACCCTTGGTTGCAATATAACTTAAAAAGCCGCGATCGCTTTCATAGAGTCAGCGACGATCGGCGAATTGTGTTTTACGGCAAACGCCACAACCCCGACAATCCCCAGGAAGAAATTGTGATGCTGGCTCATATCTGGGGCGACCCCATGATGGTTTCCTTGGGAGATTGGTTGCAGTTGGACTTGTCAGAGTGGCAAAGCGCGATCGTTTCTCCTTCCCTGGCAGAAGATGATAGGTTGAAAGACCTCCGTTATTTGGAACTGCGCAATAGCGAAGCGCTGGTGTTGAAGGTGAAGTGA
- the glpK gene encoding glycerol kinase GlpK has translation MTANQTKYVMALDLGTTGNRALIFNSSGNVVAQVYKEFTQHYPKPGWLEHDPNEIWQDTRTCMQQVLQENNINANEIAAIGLTVQRETCLLWDKTTGMPLHNAIVWQDRRTANMCRQLIEQGKAPEINERTGLVLDAYFSATKLAWLLDWVKRENPNINLDNVIAGTIDSWILWNLTGQQVHATDASNASRTMLMNISSQEWDKQLLDLFGIPAHMMPQIKNSIGWFGKTDPALLGLEIPITAIFGDQQAALFAHGCDRPGMLKCTYGTGCFLISQSGEQLTRSDNQLLSTVAWTQAANSHSSKTVNFALEGAMFTTGACIQWLRDGLQLIDSAPETEFLSQQVQDTNGVYFVPALSGLGAPHWDMSARGAFLGITGGVKREHMVRAVLESIAYQVKEVVVAMNKDGNNIELLKVDGGASQNNFLMQFQADVLGIPVERPAILDATAQGAAFGAGLGIGFWDDYAKLVKNRQVDRVFEPGADTVVAQTNFEKWIQAVERAKDWIE, from the coding sequence ATGACTGCCAACCAAACCAAATATGTAATGGCGCTCGATTTGGGCACCACAGGCAATCGAGCCTTAATTTTTAATAGCAGCGGCAACGTCGTCGCACAAGTATATAAAGAATTTACCCAACACTATCCCAAACCCGGCTGGTTGGAACACGATCCCAACGAAATTTGGCAAGACACCCGCACCTGCATGCAGCAAGTTTTGCAGGAAAATAACATCAACGCCAACGAAATTGCCGCCATTGGCTTAACCGTGCAGCGGGAAACCTGCCTGTTGTGGGATAAAACCACCGGCATGCCCTTGCACAACGCCATCGTCTGGCAGGATCGGCGTACCGCCAACATGTGCCGCCAGCTCATCGAACAAGGCAAAGCCCCAGAAATCAACGAACGCACCGGCTTGGTGTTAGACGCCTACTTCTCCGCCACCAAACTGGCTTGGCTGTTGGATTGGGTTAAACGGGAAAATCCCAATATAAATTTAGACAACGTCATTGCCGGCACCATCGATAGCTGGATTTTGTGGAACTTAACCGGTCAGCAAGTTCATGCCACCGATGCCAGCAACGCCAGCCGCACCATGCTGATGAACATTTCCTCGCAGGAATGGGATAAACAACTGCTGGATTTGTTTGGCATTCCTGCCCACATGATGCCGCAAATTAAAAATAGCATTGGCTGGTTTGGCAAAACCGATCCTGCCCTGCTTGGCCTAGAAATCCCCATTACCGCCATTTTTGGCGACCAACAAGCTGCCCTCTTTGCCCACGGATGCGATCGCCCAGGTATGTTGAAATGTACCTATGGCACCGGTTGCTTTTTAATCTCCCAATCCGGCGAACAACTCACCCGTTCCGACAACCAACTCCTGTCTACCGTCGCTTGGACCCAAGCCGCCAACAGCCACAGCAGCAAAACAGTGAACTTCGCCCTAGAAGGCGCCATGTTTACCACCGGTGCCTGCATTCAGTGGTTGCGGGATGGCTTGCAACTAATTGACTCTGCCCCAGAAACCGAATTTTTATCCCAACAAGTGCAAGATACCAACGGCGTTTATTTCGTTCCTGCCTTAAGCGGTTTGGGTGCCCCCCACTGGGATATGAGCGCGCGCGGTGCCTTTTTGGGAATTACCGGTGGCGTCAAACGGGAACACATGGTGCGAGCAGTTTTAGAATCCATCGCCTACCAAGTCAAAGAAGTAGTTGTCGCCATGAACAAAGATGGGAACAACATCGAACTGTTAAAAGTCGATGGAGGCGCTTCTCAAAATAATTTCCTGATGCAATTTCAAGCCGACGTATTAGGAATTCCTGTAGAACGCCCTGCCATTCTTGATGCCACCGCTCAAGGAGCCGCCTTTGGTGCCGGATTGGGGATTGGTTTTTGGGATGATTATGCCAAATTGGTAAAAAATCGCCAAGTCGATCGCGTTTTTGAACCCGGTGCCGACACCGTCGTTGCCCAAACCAACTTTGAAAAATGGATTCAGGCAGTGGAACGGGCAAAAGATTGGATTGAGTAG